AACCTTCATTAAAGTaagtttttctttctgtcttttatACTTATTAAATCATCTTAGTGCTTTTATTTTTACTCTTCCCTTCTTTACATTTTGAGAGAGATTTCTTAAAGCAGCCCATACTAAGATGTTCCACTgctcagccaaaaaaaaaaaaaaaaccctgcaagcATACACACCAACAGGACACTCAAATCCACAGTGTTTCTGCCTTTCCCGTCCATACAAGAACAGCAGCTACGCTGAATTATACATATACATAAACAGCATTATGAAAAAAGATGATTTGCTGACAAAATTTCTGATGAGAAATCTAGCATAACTGCTCATAAAAGCAATAGTAAGCAAAGTTATATTTAACCTCATCTGCAGATACCTTGTATATATGCGCATACAACTCGAGAAAATATTTAAAGCATGACTCTGTAGTATTAAATGTCCACTTaaataaaatttctttttttaaaaaaggctaatTAATTCAATGTGGTGGTGCTACAGAAAATGTCAAGCCACTGTACTAAAGAGGACTTCTGAGTCTGCAGAGCATTCTTTAATTGTaataatttttattacattaatCCTAATAAAATCTTATTAATTTTCAAATTCCTAATAACATTTCTTTAGACGGGGAGCCAATATGAATTATACTttcaatagattttaaaaattcttacagagtaatcaaaataaaacatttatatttgtttgaaaacaaaaatacaaggAGTTTTAACGAAGAACTTGGCTGGATTTCTGATAAATAGTATTCCTCAATTATTTCTTACatacaagtttttttttgttttaaataaatagaaatagaTTTACAGGACTACAGCATTTCATATATGGACTTTGGGttcaattttcagaagtgcataaGTCCGAGTGACTTGgcttcctaaatcacttaggaaaAGGAGACTCAGGATCCTAAGTtatttaggcacttctgaaaactcTACCCTTCATGACTTCAATATTCTATGGTCATTGTTGTGAAGTATGAACTTCGCTTgatctttgttttaaacccaagAGTTCCGTTTTCAGTTCTCCAGGCTTAGGCGGCATTTCAGGTATAgtctataaaataaataaaacaaagaggTGTCAGTGCTCAAAATCTGTGACTGATATATAGAAAACTGagctaaacaaaacagaaaattagACATCCCCTGAGAGGCAAAAAAGAACACTACATTCAAGTTACAATTTTGTCTCCCTCTTTCTTGAGCTAATTGTAAACTGATCTCTAGCATCAACCAAATTTCTTTCTAATTCAACTTCAACTTCTTACATCTGGCAATTTGACTTTAATCCTTTGGAACAACTTGatcttggggggggtggggaataccTTTTCTTTTCCAAGGAACCCTTCCCACAGTACTAAATTCCAttccagggagggagaagagccaCTGAAACCTGGTTATTTTATAGGACATTAGAAGTGTGGGTGGCATTTTAGTTACTAGAGATCTGAAGTGGACTGTTTTTTCACCATCTCCCTTAAGAATAAAGCTCAAACTGATGTATCCTTCCCTTAATCGTCATGTATTGCCACATGGTTTCCTGATAAGCAGCTGTCTCACTTCAATTAAGTCATCCACCTTTGTAACTGCCATTCCAGTTAACCAGGTCAGGGTGCATGTGCACAAGGACTCCCAAAGATACAATTTGAAAATGGTGGGAGAATATGGGAAGTGCACAGGAACAAGAGCCTCTTCTACTCTTCAGAAGAGGAATGTAGCTGTATTATGTGGCCAGTATATATTTAAATTGCCAAAGGGAGCTTCAGATTATACGCCAAACCAGCATGGGTGATTGTGGAAATTCTCATCCTCACCAGCCCTCACACTGGTCTTGAAGATGAAACACTTACActggaggtggggaaaaaaaatcaacccttcACATTATTTAACCTTTGCTGCTTTTAAAGCTATAAGCTTTTAGAGTCTTCACTAGTTTAAATAACTACAGATAAGCATTTTGTACAGCTATACATTTTGTCATTATATGTCAAATAAACCATTTCATAAAATTACTATATACTTCCTAATTACTAATCTACTGGTAGGAAAAGTATCACTCTAAAACTGTGGAAAGATTCTTTAgggataatttttctttttaaagaattcCTATTTTGAAAAGGGCATTGTGAAACTGGTCTTTTGTTTCCTCTACTAGAGGGCAGATCTACCCCACCACTTTTCGAAATAAAGTTACACAAGTTTAAACAACAAAAGCTCTAATACAGATGGAGTGGGATGTCTTATAGGTTGCAGAAGCTCTAGGGCATTGGTTCAAATTTAAACCTGGTCACCAGTTACCATCCGATGGCTGCTGGATTAAGACAATCGGTTCAAATGAAACCACCCGGTACCTAGTGATTGCAATGTGGACGCATCTTCTATCACCGCAACTGGTACTTTTATCAGCAGCCTTAGGAGAGAAGCCAAAGTTCTAATAGGCATGGAAACAGAAGTTACCCCCTCTCCCCTCGAAGGATTGCCTCCAGATCAGGGAGAAGACATATGGGTGGGACACTGTGGAGTACCTTGTGCTGGTATTGCCATAATTTCTATTCTgtggagataaaaaaaaatctgcagtccTGAAGAGTGATGTTAAGTATTAAATTCAGTTTCTTTTTAATAGATTTGTTCTTAACAGCAAAATTTTGATTCTATTTCCTCTACATTTTTGGGAAAGATGGAAGAATAAATAAAAAGCGTGTATAATAGCTCCATCTGAGAAGATAATAAAAGCTCAGTTACCACTGCGTTAATAAGACAGCAACTGTTTACATCGGAGCCACATAAAATACTTTACGCTCTATGCAGCCACACTTTGCATCTGCACAGGTGTAGTAATAGTAGATTATGCTAGTGTATAAATAAGGCAACAAAGCCAAGTTAATTTCAGCTCCATTTTTTGAAGCGAAGGAATATTGTGGGAAGAGAGAATGGTTTTCCTAATGTAAAAGggacaaagtaagaaaaaaaaaaaaaggttgtaaGAGTCAACAGCTTGAGAAAATATGGGAGGTAAAAAGCAAGCTGTAAGACTCAGATGTCAAACCATTACAATACTTTTTTCAACATTTGATTTGCATGGATTTTCACCCCTTACATTTCTAGACAAAGTGAACTACAAATCTCTACCAAGactggtttcaaagtagcagccatgttagtctgcatccgtaaaaagaaaaggagtatctgtggcaccttagagactaacaaatttattagaagcATTTCACCTGGTTTAGGATTGAATTCACAAAAATGTCACATGCTTTCCACTCAAATCATAAGTAGATCCAACTTTGCCCAGAAGTTCACTTTGGAGCTTTAGGCCTTAATAAAACAAGTTAACTTTTTCCTGGTTCTGTGTccaattcctttaaaaacaaaggttTATTATATACTTTCAGGTCCTGGAAAAATTACTACCTCCGCATGTAGTATTGCGTTACTACTACAATCTGCTTCCCAACCAAGCTGTGAAAGCAACTAACTGCTGACTCTGATttaagtgaaagaagaaaacaaaatatatctTGTAGATATTACCGACTTGGGATTCTAGCTCTTCTAGTCCAGAGCTGAATTGAATCTTTTAACTCCAGAGAAAAGGTAACTTTGACAAAAATACGCTTAGAAGAGTACCAATTTTCATTGCACTCTAATACACATTGTTCTTCAAAACTGAGGGAAAATCCCAAGACATGACTTTCTAGCAGCTTCACATATTTGCCTCTTTTTCCTTATTATTGTACTTACAAACAAGCATATCAACCTTTTGAAATGGAAGTGTTTTGGTATTTTTGCCACAGTGACCTTAACTatgtccactgaacagcattccTATAGGAGAAATTTCAAAACGCATATTACTTAGCAGTTATATAAgtgaaatgaaaatcaaaacctTAAATCACTTACAAGATCAGGTCTGTAATATCTATGCACAACTTCTGCACCTGCAAACATAGCCAGTGTACTTGCACTGAGCATTTTCAAGTAGCGAGGCCAAGATACCCCAGCGGGCATGATGAAGAGCAGACGGCACTTGAGATTGGAATACTCCAACTGACCGAGTGAaaaattaggggaaaaaaagttgcAATAAATTAGTATGCCAACTAGCCCACTCTGAAATACAATTCGCCCTACTGGAATCTGTTAACAAGAAACTACATCCACCTTCGGCAGGAAATagagatggggtggggaagcCTTTTGCAATGGAGCCTCACTTAAAAAGTTTAAGAGCAAGTAAAGAAGAAACCgtgcttttaaaatgttcaaacctCTTAAACACACTACAGAGGTAACAGCTCCCCCTGTGGACATCAGCCGACGGGATTCTTTGTCCTTACCCCCAAAGGCACCTCCACAAACTCTGGAGAGAACCCCACTCCCCAACCATGCTACACCGGTGATTAAGGCATGGAAAATCCACCTACCTGCATGCAGCAAAGCTCCACTACACCGGTCTGACAGCGCTTGTGCTCTGTCCCGGACACTGAACATTAggaggaggtcccggatgacAGGCTGTCCGCTCACAACAGGCCCAAGACCCCTGGGACAAGCCAGGCGACCCGGCCTTCCGCAGAAAAGGAGGAGCCGAGCGCCTCTCATCACATCATGTGACTCAGGGCAGGCCGGTCATACCTCACGTGAGTATAGCGGCTGCTACGGAGCTACGTCCATTGCCCGTCTGTCCTCGCCTCCCCGCAAATGGGAGACCCCCATAGGGAGCCGCTGCTGCGAGGCCCCCTTCCAAACTGGCTGGGGAGAGAGGATGCTGCGGTGATTAGGGAGGCACCCTCACTGTTCCCTTGTTTGGCTCAGTAAGTCTGTGTTCATTCATATCCCTGAATGGCCTAACGCATCCGTCAGAGACTCTCTGCTCTACCCGTAGTACACAGCAGTGGCCTAAAGGCTTAGCCCACTGTAGCAACCCACCCCCCCG
The Eretmochelys imbricata isolate rEreImb1 chromosome 1, rEreImb1.hap1, whole genome shotgun sequence DNA segment above includes these coding regions:
- the UQCC6 gene encoding ubiquinol-cytochrome c reductase complex assembly factor 6 isoform X1; its protein translation is MQLEYSNLKCRLLFIMPAGVSWPRYLKMLSASTLAMFAGAEVVHRYYRPDLTIPEMPPKPGELKTELLGLKQRSSEVHTSQQ
- the UQCC6 gene encoding ubiquinol-cytochrome c reductase complex assembly factor 6 isoform X2, producing the protein MPAGVSWPRYLKMLSASTLAMFAGAEVVHRYYRPDLTIPEMPPKPGELKTELLGLKQRSSEVHTSQQ